The following are encoded in a window of Fischerella sp. PCC 9605 genomic DNA:
- a CDS encoding sensor histidine kinase, producing the protein MSNQDHSIQRILLVDDNPDDRLLVIRELNREFPWVEVSEIIDADALAQTLAAHRFDLVITDYQLNWTNGLEILRAVKARDRNCPVIMFTNTGSQEIAVEAMKAGLDDYVIKSTKHFIRLTQAVKTLWEQSQTHRKVSQLELRLQSLLNQLRLGVFRTTLQGQLLDVNTAFLNILGLPSLEEAQSFIREQLHSFITNHLFEQNWEREVQIQRSDGTNVWVLFIETLNQLDGETFIDGLLDDITDRKQAEAEIRQFNQTLERRVQERTAQLEAINRELEAFAYSVSHDLRSPIRQIDGFVNLLKEHLEAITSDETSLYYLKAILELTSQAGKMIDDLLVYSRTGRTEMHYSTVDMNRLVWEVKLQIDMVIPDQRIIWYILQLPHVWGDRSLLRLVWQNLIENAVKFTRPCQQPVITIGSIDSEQETVFFIRDNGVGFDMQYANRLFTIFQRLHSQTQFEGTGLGLANVQRIIYRHGGRVWAEGAINNGATIYFTLPKVSK; encoded by the coding sequence ATGAGCAATCAAGACCATTCAATTCAACGCATCTTGCTGGTGGATGATAACCCAGACGATCGCTTGCTTGTGATTAGAGAGCTAAACCGAGAGTTTCCTTGGGTTGAGGTGAGCGAAATCATTGATGCGGATGCACTAGCTCAAACATTAGCAGCGCATCGTTTCGATTTAGTAATTACTGATTATCAATTGAACTGGACAAATGGCTTAGAGATTTTGCGTGCTGTCAAAGCTCGCGATCGCAATTGTCCTGTGATTATGTTTACCAATACTGGTTCTCAGGAAATCGCGGTTGAGGCGATGAAAGCGGGACTTGATGATTATGTAATTAAATCGACAAAACATTTTATTCGCCTCACTCAAGCTGTGAAAACATTGTGGGAACAATCTCAAACTCACCGTAAAGTATCTCAACTAGAACTGCGCTTGCAATCGTTACTAAATCAACTTCGCTTAGGTGTATTTCGTACTACACTCCAAGGTCAACTATTAGATGTAAATACGGCGTTTTTAAATATCTTGGGCTTGCCATCCCTAGAGGAGGCTCAGTCATTTATTCGCGAGCAACTTCACTCTTTTATCACCAATCATCTATTTGAGCAAAACTGGGAACGGGAAGTGCAGATCCAACGCTCTGATGGTACTAACGTTTGGGTATTATTTATCGAAACCCTCAATCAGCTTGATGGTGAAACCTTTATTGATGGCTTATTGGATGATATTACAGACCGCAAGCAAGCAGAAGCAGAAATTCGCCAGTTCAACCAAACGTTAGAACGTCGAGTCCAAGAGCGCACAGCTCAATTAGAAGCTATTAACCGCGAATTAGAGGCTTTTGCCTACTCAGTATCCCACGATCTGCGATCGCCAATTCGCCAAATAGACGGATTTGTAAATCTATTAAAAGAACACCTGGAAGCAATAACCAGCGATGAAACTAGCCTATATTATCTAAAAGCAATTTTAGAATTAACTAGCCAAGCAGGCAAAATGATCGACGACTTGCTAGTTTATTCCCGTACCGGACGGACAGAAATGCATTACTCTACTGTCGATATGAACCGTCTGGTTTGGGAGGTGAAGTTGCAAATTGACATGGTTATTCCCGACCAACGCATAATTTGGTACATACTGCAACTACCCCACGTGTGGGGCGATCGCTCTTTGTTGCGTTTAGTATGGCAAAATTTGATCGAAAATGCGGTTAAATTCACTCGACCCTGCCAGCAACCAGTCATTACCATTGGCAGCATTGATAGCGAACAAGAAACTGTTTTTTTCATCCGAGACAACGGCGTTGGGTTTGATATGCAGTATGCCAATAGGCTATTTACTATATTTCAACGCCTTCATAGCCAAACACAGTTTGAAGGGACAGGTTTAGGACTTGCAAATGTCCAACGGATTATCTATAGACATGGTGGTAGAGTTTGGGCTGAAGGAGCGATAAATAATGGAGCAACAATATACTTTACTCTGCCAAAAGTTAGTAAGTAG